The following coding sequences are from one Haliotis asinina isolate JCU_RB_2024 chromosome 3, JCU_Hal_asi_v2, whole genome shotgun sequence window:
- the LOC137279073 gene encoding sodium-dependent glucose transporter 1-like, with protein sequence MVVNQRNQQRGSNSILINICLSLWLEMKKLSISRWTNGITNANRIIYTTVLFGAAYTTMTQPLIGVTLPDIQCLLGVDLKTTSSLLLSYGLGMCCSNLTGHFIKDRVDTFLLLTTILVLHAVVIAAVPTSPFLWLTMFLILVAGWCTGTCVLVRTLHCFAIWPDNVFGVFVVQSGSSFSTITFPLVSNLFRHTRQDIGAEESFGNATKIHSTPGNRCISFNNNTEYLYILVSGLSLFVAASVMCCYKTFLKEGDSMEVLPPRQRSSSASRSTSPLIVCLIMCLSFSCSVCLAPFQELFVTYGVHTQLNLSLRVVSVMYSAYSVSIFLSRICGIFLSVRVKLDLMMLFFVLLAGVTSVLFLIFKDTSIIMMWANCLLYAVGIGPLFPGLLAWIKKYSGGSARLLNAVLLFANAGISIGPAFCGLMMGIFGNDAFIYVVSGVGLLQCVLFVYLPYHNCKRKDILLD encoded by the exons CAATGGCATCACCAACGCCAACCGCATCATCTACACGACGGTGTTGTTTGGCGCTGCCTATACTACG ATGACTCAGCCTCTGATCGGAGTAACCTTGCCCGACATCCAGTGTTTGCTGGGCGTGGACCTGAAGACAACCAGCTCCCTCCTGTTATCCTATGGTTTAGGCATGTGTTGTAGTAACCTAACAGGCCATTTCATCAAAGACAGGGTCGATACGTTCCTGCTCCTGACGACAATATTGGTATTACACGCTGTGGTTATTGCTGCTGTGCCCACGTCCCCGTTCCTGTGGCTGACCATGTTCTTGATCCTCGTTGCTGGCTGGTGTACAGGAACCTGTGTACTTG tGCGAACTTTACACTGCTTCGCGATATGGCCAGACAACGTCTTTGGTGTGTTCGTAGTACAATCAGGATCTTCATTCAGTACGATAACATTTCCCCTCGTGTCTAATCTCTTCAGGCACACTCGACAGGACATTGGTGCAGAAGAATCATTTGGCAATGCGACAAAGATACATTCAACTCCAGGGAACAGGTGCATCAGTTTCAATAATAACACAGAATACCTTTACATACTTGTGTCAGGATTAAGTCTTTTTGTGGCTGCAAGTGTCATGTGTTGTTACAAAACTTTCTTAAAGGAAGGTGACTCAATGGAAGTACTGCCACCAAGACAGAGGAGTTCATCAGCCAGTAGAAGCACAAGTCCTCTGATAGTGTGTTTAATCATGTGTCTCAGCTTTTCCTGCTCTGTGTGTCTTGCGCCATTTCAAGAACTATTCGTAACCTATGGAGTTCACACGCAGCTTAACCTGAGTCTCCGGGTCGTGTCCGTAATGTATTCAGCGTATTCTGTCTCCATATTTCTTAGCAGAATATGCGGTATCTTTCTCTCAGTGAGGGTAAAACTCGACCTAATGATGCTATTCTTCGTCTTGCTCGCCGGTGTAACATCTGTTCTGTTTCTGATATTTAAGGACACTAGTATCATCATGATGTGGGCAAACTGTCTTCTATATGCCGTCGGAATAGGGCCCCTATTCCCCGGCCTTCTTGCATGGATAAAGAAGTATTCAGGTGGATCAGCGAGACTTTTAAATGCGGTTTTGCTTTTCGCCAATGCTGGAATTTCGATCGGCCCCGCGTTTTGTGGCCTTATGATGGGTATATTCGGAAACGATGCATTTATATACGTCGTTTCCGGTGTAGGTTTACTTCAGTGTGTGTTGTTCGTTTATTTGCCTTACCATAATTGTAAGAGGAAAGACATCCTGCTTGATTGA